The Thalassotalea nanhaiensis genome has a window encoding:
- the rlmE gene encoding 23S rRNA (uridine(2552)-2'-O)-methyltransferase RlmE: MSKANKSRTVSSQRWMKEHFDDEYVKKAQKLGLRSRAVFKIEEINNKDKLIKKGMNVVDLGAAPGGWSEYAVKVVGDAGQVIACDILPMESLPGVSFLQGDFRENAVLDTLLDKIDGRNVDVVMSDMAQNFSGNESTDQPKNMYLVELALDMCHQVLKKNGSFVVKVFQGAGFEQYMKDVRACFNVVRTRKPESSRARSREVYIVATGYKL; this comes from the coding sequence ATGAGTAAAGCAAATAAATCAAGAACCGTAAGCTCTCAGCGCTGGATGAAAGAGCATTTTGATGACGAATATGTGAAGAAAGCGCAAAAGCTTGGTTTACGTTCGCGTGCGGTTTTTAAGATTGAAGAAATTAATAACAAAGACAAATTAATTAAAAAAGGCATGAACGTTGTCGATTTAGGCGCGGCTCCTGGTGGCTGGTCTGAGTATGCTGTTAAAGTTGTAGGGGATGCGGGGCAAGTGATTGCTTGTGATATTTTACCTATGGAATCTTTACCAGGCGTTTCTTTTTTACAAGGTGACTTTCGTGAAAATGCCGTGTTAGACACGTTGCTTGATAAAATTGATGGCCGTAACGTTGATGTTGTTATGTCTGACATGGCTCAAAATTTTAGTGGTAACGAGTCTACCGACCAGCCTAAAAATATGTATTTAGTTGAGTTGGCGCTAGACATGTGTCATCAAGTTTTAAAGAAAAATGGCAGCTTTGTTGTTAAAGTTTTTCAAGGGGCAGGGTTCGAACAGTACATGAAAGATGTTCGAGCTTGCTTCAATGTTGTTAGAACCCGTAAACCAGAATCTTCTCGAGCACGTTCAAGAGAAGTGTATATTGTAGCTACCGGTTACAAACTGTAG
- the yhbY gene encoding ribosome assembly RNA-binding protein YhbY → MNLSKKQIQHLKGVAHSLKPVVLLGNNGLTEAVVAEIDYALGHHELIKVKINTDDREVKQLIIDAIVRETNSIKVQAIGKTLAIYRQSDDRKIIIPKI, encoded by the coding sequence ATGAATCTATCAAAAAAGCAAATTCAACACCTTAAAGGCGTTGCCCACTCTTTAAAACCAGTGGTGTTATTAGGAAATAATGGTCTTACAGAAGCTGTAGTTGCTGAAATCGACTACGCCTTAGGCCATCACGAACTTATCAAGGTTAAAATAAATACTGATGATCGTGAAGTAAAACAATTAATTATCGACGCGATTGTTAGAGAAACCAACTCAATTAAAGTTCAGGCGATTGGTAAAACGTTGGCTATTTACCGCCAATCTGATGATAGAAAAATTATCATTCCAAAAATCTAA
- the folP gene encoding dihydropteroate synthase — translation MNKTANIIKFGNKKLDLCEVQVMGILNVTPDSFSDGGNFNNIEHAITQAQTMINDGATIIDVGGESTRPGAADVELQEELDRVIPVIEAITQRFETVVSIDTSKAQVMQAAIDSGAGLINDVRALQNEGCIDVVASCDLPVCLMHMQGMPRTMQTAPKYENVTLDVIKFFKQRIQACEHAGIDKSRIILDPGYGFGKTLEQNYQLLAHQPKLLQLGLPILAGLSRKSMIGNLLNNSVDERLAGSLSAAVLAAQNGAKILRVHDVKETVDAIKVFNAMLAQINN, via the coding sequence ATGAATAAAACGGCAAATATTATTAAATTCGGCAACAAAAAATTAGACCTTTGCGAAGTTCAGGTGATGGGGATCTTAAACGTAACCCCTGACTCATTTTCAGACGGCGGTAATTTTAATAATATTGAGCACGCTATTACACAAGCGCAGACAATGATAAATGATGGTGCAACCATTATTGATGTTGGCGGCGAATCAACTCGCCCCGGTGCTGCCGACGTTGAACTGCAAGAAGAGTTAGACCGTGTCATTCCGGTTATTGAGGCGATAACTCAGCGCTTTGAAACAGTTGTATCTATAGATACCTCTAAAGCGCAAGTGATGCAGGCTGCTATAGACAGTGGCGCTGGTTTAATAAACGATGTACGTGCGTTGCAAAATGAAGGTTGTATTGATGTTGTTGCTAGCTGTGATTTACCTGTTTGTTTAATGCACATGCAGGGCATGCCTAGAACGATGCAAACGGCACCCAAGTACGAAAATGTAACGTTAGATGTTATTAAATTCTTTAAACAGCGCATTCAAGCATGTGAGCATGCAGGTATTGATAAGAGTCGTATCATACTTGATCCTGGTTATGGCTTTGGTAAAACGTTAGAGCAAAATTATCAGTTATTAGCACATCAGCCTAAGCTGTTGCAGCTGGGTTTACCAATACTTGCAGGTTTATCAAGAAAATCCATGATTGGTAATTTACTGAATAACTCAGTAGATGAACGCTTGGCAGGCAGTTTATCTGCTGCAGTGCTTGCCGCACAAAATGGTGCTAAAATATTACGAGTTCATGATGTAAAAGAAACCGTTGATGCTATTAAGGTTTTTAATGCAATGCTTGCTCAAATAAATAATTAA
- the ftsH gene encoding ATP-dependent zinc metalloprotease FtsH: protein MSDMVKNLILWLVIAIVLMSVFQSFTPGTAPGSKLDYTKFINEIHNGQVAEVRIETDGVINGTKRNGQTFTTLIPTQYDKDLLSDLIANNVKVEGVPQEEPSLLASIFVNWFPMLLLIGIWIFFMRQMQGGGGKGAMSFGKSKARLLSDDQIKTTFADVAGCDEAKEEVAELVDYLRDPSKFQKLGGRIPSGVLMVGQPGTGKTLLAKAIAGEAKVPFFAISGSDFVEMFVGVGASRVRDMFEQAKKSSPCIIFIDEIDAVGRQRGAGLGGGHDEREQTLNQMLVEMDGFEGNEGVIVIAATNRPDVLDPALLRPGRFDRQVTVGLPDIRGREQILKVHMRKVPLGDDVDAAVIARGTPGFSGADLANLVNEAALFAARTSRRLVSMVEFDKAKDKIMMGAERRSMVMSEEEKEMTAYHEAGHAIVGRLVPEHDPVYKVSIIPRGRALGVTMYLPEKDRVSHSKMHLESMISSLYGGRIAEEVIYGSDRVSTGASNDIERATEIARKMVTQWGLSEKMGPMLYADEEGEVFLGRSAAKTKHMSDDTAKEIDEEVRTFIERNYKRAEDILKNNMDILHAMKDALMTYETIDAWQIDDLMARTDVRAPKGYGDEKPTGTPPGSTPSTPDVNKPADEPAN from the coding sequence TTGAGCGATATGGTAAAGAATCTTATTTTATGGTTAGTAATAGCCATTGTTTTAATGTCAGTATTTCAAAGTTTTACTCCGGGCACAGCCCCTGGTAGCAAACTCGATTACACTAAATTTATTAACGAAATCCACAATGGACAAGTTGCTGAAGTTCGAATCGAAACTGACGGCGTTATTAATGGTACCAAACGTAATGGTCAAACATTTACAACATTAATACCTACGCAATACGATAAAGATCTATTAAGTGATTTAATTGCTAACAACGTTAAAGTTGAAGGTGTACCACAAGAAGAGCCTAGCTTATTAGCAAGCATCTTCGTTAACTGGTTCCCTATGCTACTGCTTATTGGTATATGGATTTTCTTCATGCGCCAAATGCAAGGCGGTGGTGGTAAAGGCGCAATGAGTTTTGGTAAATCTAAAGCACGCCTGTTATCAGACGATCAAATAAAAACTACGTTTGCCGATGTTGCAGGTTGTGACGAAGCAAAAGAAGAAGTTGCTGAATTAGTTGACTACTTACGTGACCCATCAAAATTCCAAAAGCTTGGTGGTCGCATTCCATCAGGTGTATTAATGGTTGGCCAACCAGGTACAGGTAAAACCTTACTGGCTAAAGCCATTGCCGGTGAAGCAAAAGTACCATTTTTTGCAATTTCAGGCTCTGACTTTGTTGAAATGTTTGTTGGTGTTGGTGCATCTCGTGTACGTGACATGTTTGAACAAGCGAAAAAATCGTCACCGTGTATTATCTTTATCGATGAAATCGATGCTGTAGGTCGTCAACGTGGCGCTGGTTTAGGTGGTGGTCATGATGAACGTGAACAAACACTTAACCAAATGTTGGTTGAAATGGATGGCTTTGAAGGTAATGAAGGCGTAATTGTTATCGCTGCGACTAACCGTCCAGACGTATTAGATCCTGCGTTACTTCGTCCTGGTCGTTTTGACCGTCAAGTAACCGTTGGCTTACCTGATATTCGTGGTCGTGAACAAATTCTTAAAGTTCATATGCGTAAAGTGCCTTTAGGTGATGACGTTGATGCAGCAGTAATTGCTCGTGGTACGCCAGGCTTTTCAGGTGCTGATTTAGCAAACCTTGTAAATGAAGCTGCATTATTTGCTGCTCGTACAAGTCGTCGTTTAGTGTCTATGGTTGAATTTGATAAAGCCAAAGACAAAATCATGATGGGTGCAGAACGTCGCTCTATGGTGATGAGCGAAGAAGAAAAAGAAATGACCGCTTACCATGAAGCAGGGCACGCCATTGTTGGTCGTTTAGTTCCTGAACATGATCCAGTTTACAAAGTAAGTATCATTCCTCGTGGTCGTGCGTTAGGTGTAACTATGTACTTACCTGAAAAAGATAGAGTAAGCCATTCTAAAATGCATTTAGAAAGCATGATCTCATCTTTGTATGGTGGTCGTATTGCTGAAGAAGTTATCTACGGTAGTGACAGAGTTTCAACGGGTGCGTCAAACGATATTGAACGTGCTACCGAAATCGCTCGCAAAATGGTAACTCAGTGGGGCTTGTCTGAAAAAATGGGTCCTATGCTTTATGCTGATGAAGAAGGCGAAGTGTTCTTAGGCCGAAGTGCTGCAAAAACTAAGCATATGTCTGACGACACTGCGAAAGAAATTGATGAAGAAGTTCGTACATTCATTGAACGTAACTATAAACGTGCTGAAGATATCTTGAAGAACAACATGGATATTTTACATGCAATGAAAGATGCATTAATGACTTATGAAACGATTGATGCATGGCAAATCGATGACTTAATGGCTCGTACAGATGTTCGTGCGCCAAAAGGTTACGGTGATGAAAAGCCAACAGGCACACCTCCAGGCTCAACTCCATCTACGCCAGATGTAAACAAGCCTGCAGATGAACCTGCAAACTAA
- the glmM gene encoding phosphoglucosamine mutase yields MSRKYFGTDGVRGLVGKDPISPKFVMKLGWAAGKVLATRGTKKVLIGKDTRISGYMLESALEAGFSAAGIDIGLMGPMPTPAVAYLTKTFRAEAGIVISASHNPFYDNGIKFFSTTGEKLPDDVELAIEAMIDEEMDCVHSAKLGKAVRIDDAAGRYIEFCKSNFPSEYSLNGMKIVVDCANGATYHIAPSVFRELGAEVIEFACEPNGININDDCGATSMANISKLVLSEQADLGIALDGDGDRLMMVDQNGDVIDGDEIIYIIAKNAQQQGKLKGGVIGTLMSNMGLELALKDLGIDFARAKVGDRYVMEQLKAKGWQLGAENSGHIINLNCTSTGDGIIAALNVLEALCQSGKSLTQLRSGMTMLPQILVNVRFSGKTDPLNDDAVKQSVVDVEKELAGTGRVLLRKSGTEPLIRVMVEGPNLAEVTHLANKISVQVKAVDAEH; encoded by the coding sequence GTGTCTAGAAAATACTTTGGAACAGATGGTGTTCGTGGTTTAGTTGGTAAAGATCCAATTTCGCCTAAATTTGTAATGAAACTAGGGTGGGCTGCCGGTAAGGTATTAGCCACTCGCGGCACTAAAAAAGTATTAATTGGTAAAGATACTCGTATATCTGGTTACATGCTTGAATCAGCGTTAGAAGCTGGATTTTCTGCTGCCGGTATTGATATTGGCCTAATGGGTCCTATGCCGACACCTGCGGTTGCCTATTTAACAAAAACGTTCCGCGCAGAAGCTGGTATTGTGATCAGTGCATCACACAATCCATTTTATGATAACGGTATTAAGTTCTTTTCTACAACGGGTGAAAAATTGCCAGATGACGTTGAGCTTGCTATCGAAGCGATGATCGATGAAGAAATGGATTGTGTTCACTCCGCAAAATTAGGCAAGGCAGTACGCATCGATGATGCTGCTGGTCGTTATATAGAATTTTGTAAAAGTAACTTCCCATCGGAATACTCACTAAACGGTATGAAAATTGTAGTTGATTGTGCCAATGGCGCTACCTACCACATTGCACCTAGTGTGTTTCGTGAATTAGGCGCTGAAGTGATTGAATTTGCATGTGAGCCAAACGGCATTAACATTAATGACGATTGTGGCGCGACATCAATGGCTAATATTTCTAAACTTGTGCTCAGCGAACAAGCCGACTTAGGTATTGCTTTAGATGGTGATGGTGACCGCTTAATGATGGTTGATCAAAACGGCGATGTAATTGATGGCGATGAAATTATCTACATCATCGCTAAAAATGCACAGCAGCAGGGCAAACTTAAAGGCGGTGTTATTGGTACATTAATGAGCAACATGGGCTTGGAACTTGCCTTAAAAGATTTAGGTATCGATTTTGCCAGAGCTAAAGTTGGCGATCGTTACGTAATGGAGCAGTTAAAAGCGAAAGGCTGGCAATTAGGCGCTGAAAACTCAGGCCACATCATTAATTTAAATTGTACCTCTACCGGCGACGGTATCATTGCTGCCCTAAATGTACTTGAAGCACTTTGCCAATCAGGAAAGTCGTTAACCCAACTTAGAAGTGGCATGACCATGTTGCCGCAAATTCTAGTTAATGTTCGCTTTAGTGGCAAAACCGACCCACTTAATGATGACGCTGTTAAACAAAGTGTTGTTGATGTTGAAAAAGAGTTAGCAGGCACAGGACGAGTGTTATTGCGTAAATCAGGCACAGAGCCGCTTATTCGAGTAATGGTTGAAGGTCCAAATTTAGCAGAAGTAACTCACTTAGCCAATAAAATTTCCGTTCAAGTTAAAGCCGTAGATGCAGAACATTAA
- the secG gene encoding preprotein translocase subunit SecG, whose product MYQILIVAYLIIALILVGFILIQQGKGADMGASFGAGSSATIFGSSGSGNFMTKTTGILATLFFVLSLFLGNLTAQRTKATDEWSNLGGAEQTESIAPATDVPASEDQKESDVPN is encoded by the coding sequence TTGTATCAAATATTAATCGTTGCTTATTTAATTATCGCACTTATCTTAGTTGGTTTTATCTTAATCCAGCAGGGTAAAGGTGCAGACATGGGCGCTTCATTTGGCGCGGGTTCATCAGCAACTATCTTTGGTTCAAGTGGTTCTGGTAACTTCATGACTAAAACTACTGGTATCCTTGCGACACTATTTTTCGTATTAAGCTTATTTTTAGGTAATCTTACTGCACAGCGCACTAAAGCGACTGATGAGTGGAGTAACTTAGGTGGCGCTGAGCAAACAGAAAGTATTGCACCAGCTACTGACGTACCTGCAAGCGAAGATCAAAAAGAAAGCGACGTACCAAACTAA
- a CDS encoding winged helix-turn-helix domain-containing protein produces the protein MISVEFQKYYIGQCLINCDDMSLSYADKTINLPVKVFEFLKLLIVHSEQTVTKEMAIEKVWLGNVEVGKRGAGNAIWALRKAFAELGLNHEETFKTITKVGYQLLVKPQGIGAELSSPLTAEVAQDSGYHRKKVVIMIVIITAIAVFFSFFKADKQSKINAVKQVQRITNLEGIEEHPSVSPDGHYMAFLWRAHLKKNQIYIKDLTNEAAPLRLISKVVNDQSSPSWSPDGQNIAYLNVDEQGKCSVHILELITFIDKEITKDCVKAGYLNNLDWSKDGKNIAFSRSLGDRIAVFSYNVQSKQEVQITQPSASEEDMLMRWHADNETLAFVRSTELQAEVRSINNGSEHVLVKDKEVILALAWDKRGDNLYFNSMEEGSFVIQQYNLQRNTAELFHQDNEIYSLSVNNAADELFYTRHVAQESIAVHSLDDGRLLENIQSSSRDLFGQVAPTTSDIIFLSNRSGSWEVWLKQADKNLQLTQSKIHGMVSVPAVSPISEQFVIAMRRPNAPYHSLYIAELPSGKQQKLLDFEGDVRNPYYSADGKRLYFSANIAGKWSIYRYTFNSKNLEQLTQGYERFAVEDDEGGIFFTKDNTRGIFHLSADRQETLITTELSDLDWGNLFYKDKTLYFVKRTEKADFIIARDKSGAEVELLKFPPITIRNGKSISPGLNNSIIFTLQGINDSDIYKISTK, from the coding sequence ATGATTTCCGTTGAATTTCAAAAATACTATATCGGACAATGTTTGATTAACTGTGATGATATGTCGCTAAGTTATGCAGACAAAACGATCAACCTGCCTGTTAAAGTGTTCGAATTTCTCAAGTTGCTCATTGTTCATTCAGAGCAAACGGTCACAAAAGAAATGGCAATTGAAAAAGTGTGGCTGGGTAATGTTGAGGTTGGTAAACGTGGTGCCGGAAATGCTATTTGGGCATTAAGAAAAGCGTTTGCTGAGCTTGGTCTTAATCATGAGGAAACATTTAAAACCATCACCAAAGTGGGATATCAATTATTAGTTAAACCACAAGGTATTGGTGCAGAATTATCTAGCCCTTTAACGGCAGAGGTAGCGCAAGACTCGGGTTATCATCGTAAGAAAGTGGTAATCATGATTGTTATCATTACGGCTATCGCTGTATTTTTCTCATTCTTTAAAGCAGATAAACAATCAAAAATTAATGCAGTTAAGCAAGTTCAAAGAATAACGAACCTAGAAGGCATTGAAGAACATCCCAGTGTTTCACCTGATGGTCATTACATGGCATTTTTGTGGAGAGCACATCTGAAGAAAAACCAAATATATATTAAAGACCTAACTAACGAAGCAGCGCCACTTCGTTTAATCAGCAAGGTTGTAAATGACCAGTCTTCGCCCAGTTGGTCACCCGATGGGCAAAATATTGCTTATTTGAATGTGGATGAACAAGGTAAATGTAGCGTTCATATACTAGAGCTGATCACCTTTATTGATAAAGAAATTACCAAGGACTGTGTTAAAGCCGGGTATTTGAATAATCTGGATTGGTCAAAGGATGGTAAAAATATTGCGTTTTCTCGCTCCCTTGGCGATCGAATTGCCGTGTTTAGTTACAACGTGCAAAGTAAACAGGAAGTACAAATTACACAACCGAGTGCCAGTGAAGAAGATATGTTAATGCGTTGGCATGCTGATAACGAAACATTAGCGTTTGTACGCTCTACTGAACTACAAGCCGAAGTTCGTTCAATTAACAACGGTAGTGAGCACGTTTTAGTCAAAGATAAAGAAGTTATCCTTGCGCTGGCGTGGGATAAAAGAGGGGACAACTTGTATTTCAATTCGATGGAAGAAGGCTCTTTTGTCATTCAACAGTACAATTTACAACGCAATACGGCTGAATTATTTCATCAAGATAATGAAATTTATAGTCTCTCTGTAAATAACGCTGCCGACGAATTATTTTATACACGTCATGTTGCGCAAGAATCTATTGCGGTGCATTCATTAGATGATGGTAGATTGCTTGAAAATATACAGTCGTCTTCGCGAGATTTGTTTGGACAAGTAGCGCCAACAACGTCTGATATTATCTTTCTCTCTAACCGCAGTGGTAGTTGGGAAGTTTGGTTAAAGCAGGCTGATAAAAACCTTCAGCTAACCCAGTCTAAAATACACGGTATGGTGTCTGTTCCTGCTGTATCACCAATATCTGAGCAGTTTGTTATCGCTATGCGTCGGCCTAACGCGCCGTATCACAGTTTATATATTGCAGAGTTACCGTCAGGAAAACAGCAAAAACTGTTAGACTTTGAAGGTGACGTTCGTAATCCATACTACTCTGCTGACGGTAAACGGTTATACTTTTCAGCAAACATTGCCGGTAAATGGTCAATATACCGTTATACCTTTAATTCTAAAAACTTAGAGCAGCTAACCCAAGGTTACGAAAGGTTTGCGGTTGAAGATGATGAGGGCGGGATCTTTTTTACTAAAGACAATACCAGAGGAATTTTTCACCTTTCTGCAGATAGACAAGAAACGTTAATTACCACAGAGCTTTCAGATTTAGACTGGGGAAATCTTTTTTATAAGGATAAAACGCTGTATTTTGTTAAGCGCACTGAAAAAGCAGATTTTATTATTGCCCGTGACAAATCTGGAGCAGAAGTTGAGTTATTGAAGTTTCCACCAATTACCATACGCAACGGAAAGTCAATTTCACCTGGCTTGAATAACTCTATAATCTTTACTTTGCAGGGGATAAATGACTCTGACATTTATAAGATTTCAACAAAATAA
- a CDS encoding integrase, with product MAPRKRKFENRDLPVGLCCKMVRGQQRFRYRYPSGKDIFFPLKTQKYEAIEAATIFNAKHRNPALKMILDHDEFNKPMSHWIKVVIERVRNEELNTRLLSKGRYRAFVNDTMRLDELLGDILSKSISLQHVNEFLDKYASGKSNEVYNRKITFLKKIFSYICDMSGMVLNPADRKKRKPKQAKQRKRLNIEYFNLILNASNSWLNIAMRLSLQTTHAVNEISLAKYKDCEWFNAPIVENGLTVYGVLRIHRQKVQNKEASRVEIPITKQLKKIIDDSKRDNIASPYIVHALLGRKKGLANGLTHPTQLTPVYISRAMSDLRDELNLYGNFDKPQRPTFHEIRALSIFLYDKMGIDPQERAAHTDAESTKVYMKDHVKWVKIQPAELVI from the coding sequence ATGGCTCCAAGAAAACGTAAGTTTGAGAATCGTGATCTCCCTGTTGGGTTATGCTGTAAAATGGTACGTGGCCAACAGCGATTTCGTTATCGATACCCAAGCGGCAAAGATATTTTCTTTCCTTTAAAAACTCAAAAGTATGAAGCCATAGAAGCGGCAACTATATTTAATGCTAAACACAGAAATCCAGCATTAAAAATGATTTTAGACCACGACGAATTTAATAAACCAATGTCACATTGGATTAAGGTTGTTATTGAACGTGTACGAAATGAAGAGCTGAATACCAGATTACTATCTAAAGGACGATACAGGGCATTTGTTAACGACACAATGCGTTTAGATGAACTGCTAGGTGACATACTGTCTAAATCTATTTCCTTGCAGCATGTTAATGAGTTTTTAGATAAATACGCAAGTGGCAAGTCAAACGAAGTTTATAACCGAAAAATTACTTTTTTAAAGAAAATATTTTCATACATTTGTGACATGTCGGGCATGGTCCTTAACCCAGCAGATAGAAAAAAACGTAAACCCAAACAAGCTAAGCAACGTAAACGTTTAAACATTGAATATTTTAATTTAATCTTAAACGCTAGTAATTCGTGGCTGAACATCGCCATGCGATTATCCTTACAAACTACCCACGCAGTAAATGAAATAAGTTTAGCCAAATACAAGGATTGTGAATGGTTTAATGCCCCAATAGTTGAAAATGGTTTAACCGTTTACGGAGTTTTAAGAATTCATCGTCAAAAAGTTCAAAATAAAGAAGCATCGCGTGTTGAAATTCCAATCACCAAGCAACTTAAAAAAATTATTGACGATTCGAAAAGAGATAACATCGCATCACCATACATAGTGCATGCATTATTAGGTCGTAAAAAAGGATTAGCAAATGGGTTAACCCACCCTACCCAATTAACCCCGGTATACATTTCTCGAGCTATGTCTGATTTGCGTGATGAACTAAACCTTTATGGTAACTTTGACAAACCCCAGCGGCCCACTTTTCATGAAATACGAGCCTTGTCGATTTTTCTTTACGATAAGATGGGCATTGATCCACAAGAACGTGCAGCGCATACTGACGCAGAATCGACCAAAGTGTACATGAAAGATCACGTTAAATGGGTGAAAATCCAACCTGCAGAACTAGTAATTTAG
- the tpiA gene encoding triose-phosphate isomerase has protein sequence MSRQTIVAANWKMNGNAELAAQMCRGLNDEKFNADQQVIICPPAPYLALLQANISNSQIACGAQNINENEKGAFTGEISALMLNDLQVQYVILGHSERRAMFHDSTELVAEKVAYALDSGLTPILCIGETLEEREDGETESRLSYQLAPVIAKVGIESFKNVVVAYEPVWAIGTGKTASAEIAQQTHEFIRSYLASFDADVAQQVPLLYGGSVNAKNCEELFAQADIDGGLIGGASLNVEEFKKICQAV, from the coding sequence ATGAGTAGACAAACAATAGTTGCCGCTAATTGGAAAATGAACGGTAACGCTGAGCTTGCAGCACAAATGTGTAGAGGCTTAAATGATGAAAAGTTTAATGCGGATCAGCAAGTAATTATTTGCCCTCCAGCCCCTTATTTAGCTTTATTACAAGCTAATATTAGCAATAGCCAAATTGCCTGTGGTGCCCAAAATATTAATGAAAATGAAAAAGGTGCCTTTACTGGTGAGATTTCAGCTTTAATGCTGAATGATTTACAGGTACAATACGTGATTCTTGGCCATTCTGAACGTCGTGCAATGTTTCATGACAGTACAGAATTAGTTGCTGAAAAAGTTGCTTATGCTTTAGATAGCGGCTTAACGCCAATTTTATGTATTGGTGAAACGCTTGAAGAGCGAGAAGATGGTGAAACTGAGTCTAGACTTAGCTATCAACTTGCTCCGGTAATTGCTAAAGTTGGCATTGAAAGTTTTAAAAATGTAGTTGTTGCCTACGAGCCTGTATGGGCTATCGGCACAGGTAAAACTGCATCAGCTGAGATCGCTCAGCAAACCCATGAGTTTATTCGTAGTTACTTAGCAAGTTTTGACGCTGATGTAGCACAACAAGTACCATTATTATATGGTGGTAGTGTTAACGCGAAAAACTGTGAAGAATTATTTGCTCAAGCTGATATCGACGGTGGTCTGATAGGCGGAGCGAGTTTAAACGTTGAAGAATTTAAAAAAATCTGCCAAGCAGTATAG
- a CDS encoding toprim domain-containing protein: protein MKNYNEMLAATRCLGLKVNYLNLDGNLHRVPTDAKPKSFNGFYRYFPDNQTLYYGDWQLDITRTWRSEHSEQTQSDRFAIKQLMDRQKKQQEQDLVLAIQNARDFYNSSQSATTQQYLTDKHIIAPEGVRVHSGNLIIPLVDLLTAGIPIMNVQTIWPNGKKLFMKNARISGFCFPIGLIEDELESLYIAEGFSTAMTVHMITDELVLAAMNAGNLESVALAARKRWPKAKIIITGDDDWLTEQKTGINPGIKKATEAANAIGGFTCFPPFTAEQRKNNLTDWNDYLFSASGRKA from the coding sequence ATGAAAAATTATAATGAAATGCTAGCAGCTACCCGTTGTTTAGGTTTAAAAGTAAATTATCTCAACCTTGATGGAAATCTGCATCGTGTACCAACAGATGCCAAACCCAAAAGTTTCAATGGGTTTTATAGATACTTTCCAGACAACCAAACACTTTACTATGGGGATTGGCAATTAGATATTACACGCACCTGGCGATCTGAACATTCCGAACAAACGCAATCAGATCGGTTCGCAATTAAGCAGCTCATGGATCGTCAAAAGAAACAACAAGAACAAGACCTTGTTCTTGCTATACAAAATGCCAGAGATTTTTATAACTCCAGTCAATCAGCAACGACCCAACAGTACCTTACAGACAAACACATTATTGCGCCGGAAGGTGTCAGGGTTCATTCAGGTAATTTGATTATTCCTTTGGTAGATCTTTTAACCGCAGGCATTCCTATTATGAATGTTCAAACCATATGGCCTAATGGCAAAAAGCTCTTTATGAAAAATGCCCGTATCAGCGGGTTTTGCTTCCCTATTGGGTTGATTGAGGATGAACTGGAAAGCCTGTATATCGCAGAAGGATTTTCTACTGCGATGACCGTGCATATGATAACCGATGAGTTGGTACTTGCAGCGATGAATGCGGGAAATTTAGAGTCTGTCGCACTAGCTGCAAGGAAAAGGTGGCCTAAGGCAAAAATTATAATCACAGGCGATGATGATTGGTTAACTGAACAAAAAACTGGCATTAATCCTGGTATTAAAAAAGCGACTGAAGCGGCTAATGCGATTGGTGGGTTCACTTGTTTTCCACCTTTCACTGCGGAGCAACGTAAAAATAATCTGACCGACTGGAATGATTACTTGTTTTCAGCATCAGGGAGGAAAGCGTAA